Proteins from a genomic interval of Microcoleus sp. FACHB-831:
- a CDS encoding galactosyltransferase-related protein, with amino-acid sequence MRTLLSWWKRQSALGQLSECTIVLVEADESPSTWIELEIQGTNIQYAYCPCAEVFHKTKALNLGLSLSQGEFVAPFDVDLIPIGDTLRRHLQMAISAPQFLVTGYRVMLEEETINIDTLDVVLEQTSIAPEDQPTALWKHLIRRERFGVVPFFNKDRLIEIGGWDEVFIGWGGEDQEIIERYLQDGQYLCRSPELVYLHLAHERNRQWHEASLVEKNRNHYYAKRG; translated from the coding sequence GTGAATGCACGATTGTACTGGTGGAAGCGGACGAGTCACCTTCTACATGGATTGAGTTAGAGATTCAAGGTACCAACATCCAGTATGCCTACTGCCCCTGCGCTGAAGTATTTCACAAGACGAAAGCTCTCAATCTAGGATTAAGTCTGTCTCAAGGCGAATTCGTTGCACCATTCGATGTTGATTTAATTCCCATCGGAGATACGCTAAGGCGGCATCTGCAAATGGCTATTTCAGCACCACAGTTTTTGGTAACAGGCTATCGAGTCATGTTGGAGGAAGAAACAATTAATATTGACACTCTTGATGTAGTCCTAGAACAGACCTCTATTGCTCCAGAAGATCAACCGACAGCGCTCTGGAAACACTTAATCCGTCGAGAGAGATTTGGTGTTGTACCGTTTTTTAATAAGGATCGTCTTATTGAGATTGGTGGCTGGGACGAAGTGTTTATTGGTTGGGGTGGGGAAGATCAAGAGATCATCGAGCGATATCTCCAAGATGGACAATACTTATGTCGCTCCCCAGAACTCGTGTATTTACATTTAGCTCATGAACGGAATCGACAATGGCATGAGGCATCACTAGTAGAAAAAAATAGAAACCATTATTACGCTAAAAGGGGTTAA